Proteins encoded by one window of Massilia sp. NR 4-1:
- the lepB gene encoding signal peptidase I produces the protein MKNWARENKGFLVFLALFGIFRTAIADWNPIPSASMHPNLLEGDVVFVNRVAYDLKVPLTDISLARLGEPQRGDVVTFSSPKDGTRLIKRIAALPGDTVEMRGERLIVNGKQAEYTVLGNHSEDMGVAGQLQALQLSEANGDASYRIQILPQVHARRDFAPLVIPANQFLMLGDNRDNSSDSRYIGLVPRDLLIGRAERILVSANITDRWQPRFERIGASLRPQ, from the coding sequence ATTGTTTGGCATCTTCCGCACCGCCATCGCCGACTGGAATCCGATTCCATCGGCCTCCATGCATCCCAATCTGCTGGAAGGCGACGTGGTCTTCGTCAACCGCGTGGCCTATGACCTGAAGGTGCCGCTGACCGATATCTCGCTGGCGCGCCTGGGCGAACCGCAGCGCGGCGACGTCGTGACCTTCTCCTCGCCCAAGGACGGCACGCGCCTGATCAAGCGTATCGCCGCCCTGCCCGGCGACACGGTGGAGATGCGCGGCGAACGCCTGATCGTCAACGGCAAGCAGGCCGAGTACACGGTGCTGGGCAACCACAGCGAGGACATGGGCGTGGCCGGCCAGTTGCAGGCGCTGCAACTGAGCGAAGCCAATGGCGACGCCAGCTACCGCATCCAGATCCTGCCGCAAGTGCATGCGCGGCGCGACTTTGCACCGCTGGTGATCCCGGCCAACCAGTTCCTGATGCTGGGCGATAACCGCGACAACAGTAGCGACTCGCGCTACATCGGCCTGGTGCCGCGCGACCTGCTGATCGGCCGCGCCGAACGCATCCTGGTTTCGGCCAATATCACCGACCGCTGGCAGCCGCGCTTCGAGCGCATCGGCGCCAGCCTGCGCCCCCAGTAA
- a CDS encoding sigma-70 family RNA polymerase sigma factor produces MATATTLQLDPGVLYHEHHAWLFGWLRKKLGCAHHAADLAQDTFLRIVAARDTLPQLAEPRAWLTTTAKRLLIDRQRRALIDQAYIAELELLAQELPCYPSPEEILQAAQALNAIARVLEGLSNKAREAFLAHYLDGESHAAIAARLEVSTRMVHKYLVQALMRCGEALDEPCL; encoded by the coding sequence ATGGCGACGGCGACCACTTTGCAGCTTGATCCGGGCGTGCTCTATCACGAGCATCACGCCTGGCTATTCGGCTGGTTGCGCAAAAAGCTGGGCTGCGCCCACCACGCTGCCGACCTGGCGCAGGACACCTTCTTGCGCATCGTCGCCGCGCGCGACACCCTGCCGCAGCTGGCCGAACCGCGCGCCTGGCTCACCACCACCGCCAAGCGCCTGCTGATCGACCGCCAGCGCCGCGCCCTGATCGACCAGGCGTATATCGCCGAACTGGAACTGCTGGCGCAGGAACTGCCCTGCTATCCCTCGCCCGAGGAAATCCTGCAGGCGGCGCAGGCGCTGAACGCCATTGCCCGCGTGCTGGAAGGCTTGTCCAACAAGGCGCGTGAAGCCTTCCTGGCCCACTATCTGGATGGCGAAAGCCACGCCGCCATTGCCGCCCGCCTGGAAGTCTCGACCCGCATGGTGCACAAATACCTGGTGCAGGCGCTGATGCGCTGCGGC